A stretch of the Mycobacteroides immunogenum genome encodes the following:
- a CDS encoding AMP-binding protein, translating to MKSYDSGSTVPPIIEETIGENFERIARTHPDVDALIDVSGERRWTYRELDAEINRVARGLMSLGVVAGDRVGIWAPNCAEWVLVQYATAKIGAILVNINPAYRTHELAYALNQSGVRTLICATVYKSSDYVTMVSQVRADAPGLRDVVFIGTSDWARLLESAEEVSGAALRARMSQLSNTDPINIQYTSGTTGYPKGATLSHRNVLNNGYFVAESLHLEAGDRLCIPVPFYHCFGMVMGNLGCTTHGATIVMPAPGFDPARTLEAIERERCVGVYGVPTMFIAMLADPDFAGRDLSSLRTGIMAGSVCPVEVMRRCIDEMHMAGVSIAYGMTETSPVSCQTLFDDDLDRRTATVGRVHPHIEIKIVDPDTGETVPRGQSGELCTRGYSVMLGYWNDEEHTREVLGTDGWMHTGDLAVMREDGYCTIVGRIKDLVIRGGENIYPREIEEFLLTHPDIEDVHVVGVPDEKYGEELCAWVRMRSGRVVLDAVAVRTFASGRLAHYKIPRYVHVVDSFPMTVTGKVRKIDMRVQAMELLGLREPDRTHGR from the coding sequence ATGAAGTCCTATGACTCCGGGTCGACGGTGCCCCCGATCATCGAGGAGACGATCGGGGAAAATTTCGAGCGGATAGCCCGGACCCACCCCGATGTCGACGCCCTGATCGATGTCTCGGGTGAGCGCCGATGGACATACCGCGAGCTCGACGCCGAGATCAATCGCGTTGCGCGCGGCCTCATGTCGTTGGGTGTTGTGGCGGGCGACCGGGTGGGAATCTGGGCGCCGAACTGCGCCGAATGGGTACTGGTGCAGTACGCCACGGCGAAGATCGGTGCGATACTTGTCAACATCAATCCGGCGTACCGGACCCATGAGCTGGCCTATGCGCTAAACCAGTCGGGTGTTCGCACGCTGATTTGTGCCACCGTATACAAGTCGTCCGATTACGTGACAATGGTGAGCCAGGTGCGTGCGGATGCTCCTGGCTTGCGGGATGTTGTGTTCATCGGCACCTCCGACTGGGCGCGCTTACTGGAATCAGCCGAAGAGGTTTCCGGCGCCGCGCTGCGCGCGAGGATGTCGCAGCTGTCCAACACCGATCCCATCAACATCCAATACACCTCGGGAACAACGGGTTATCCGAAGGGTGCGACGCTCTCGCACCGCAACGTGCTCAACAACGGCTACTTTGTGGCGGAGTCCCTGCACCTCGAAGCGGGCGATCGGTTATGCATCCCGGTGCCCTTCTACCACTGCTTCGGGATGGTCATGGGCAATCTCGGATGCACCACACACGGTGCCACCATCGTGATGCCGGCGCCGGGATTCGATCCCGCGCGCACCCTCGAGGCCATTGAACGTGAGCGGTGCGTCGGGGTGTACGGGGTGCCGACCATGTTCATCGCTATGCTCGCGGACCCCGATTTCGCGGGGCGCGACCTATCCTCGCTGCGGACGGGCATCATGGCGGGTTCGGTGTGCCCCGTGGAAGTGATGAGACGGTGCATCGACGAGATGCACATGGCGGGAGTCTCCATCGCGTACGGCATGACGGAGACCTCGCCGGTCTCCTGCCAGACGCTTTTCGACGACGATCTGGATCGGCGCACCGCGACTGTGGGACGTGTGCATCCACATATCGAAATCAAGATCGTCGACCCCGATACCGGAGAGACGGTGCCGCGCGGTCAATCCGGTGAGCTGTGTACGCGTGGCTACTCGGTGATGCTCGGCTACTGGAACGATGAGGAGCACACCCGCGAAGTACTCGGCACCGACGGCTGGATGCATACCGGCGACCTGGCGGTGATGCGAGAAGACGGCTACTGCACCATCGTTGGGCGCATCAAGGACTTGGTGATACGCGGTGGCGAGAACATCTATCCGCGGGAGATCGAGGAGTTCCTGCTCACCCATCCGGACATCGAGGACGTCCATGTTGTTGGGGTGCCCGACGAGAAGTACGGCGAGGAGTTGTGTGCCTGGGTGCGGATGAGGTCGGGCCGCGTGGTGCTCGACGCTGTTGCCGTTCGCACTTTCGCCTCGGGGCGGCTCGCCCACTACAAGATTCCACGTTATGTGCATGTCGTCGACAGCTTCCCGATGACTGTGACAGGAAAGGTGCGCAAGATCGACATGCGGGTGCAGGCCATGGAACTTCTGGGATTACGAGAGCCGGACCGGACGCATGGGCGGTAG
- a CDS encoding HpcH/HpaI aldolase/citrate lyase family protein: protein MTVADAGPGWLFCPADRPERFEKAAAAADVVILDLEDGVAAADRAAARDALINTPLDPGRTVVRLNPASTADHSLDLAAVAKTGYTTVMLAKSEHADQVAKLAPLDVVVLVETPMGALNIVELARPENVVAAMWGAEDLFAATWGTNNRWPDGSYRDVAQHVRSQTLLAAKAFGRLALDSVYLDIKGLDGLRAEADDAVAVGFDAKVAIHPTQVNVIRAAYKPAEKQVCWARGVLELASRERGVFQFEGAMVDAPVLRRAERIIQLNALTSGRPG, encoded by the coding sequence ATGACCGTCGCCGATGCGGGCCCTGGCTGGCTATTTTGCCCGGCTGATCGTCCAGAGCGATTCGAAAAGGCCGCTGCGGCAGCCGATGTGGTCATACTAGATCTTGAAGACGGGGTCGCTGCGGCGGATCGGGCGGCGGCGCGCGATGCGTTGATCAATACGCCGCTGGATCCCGGCCGGACGGTGGTTCGGCTCAACCCGGCATCCACCGCGGATCACTCGCTCGACCTGGCGGCCGTCGCGAAGACCGGATACACCACGGTGATGCTGGCGAAGAGCGAGCACGCCGACCAGGTAGCCAAGCTGGCCCCGCTGGACGTAGTGGTGCTGGTGGAGACCCCGATGGGCGCGCTCAATATCGTCGAACTGGCGCGTCCCGAGAACGTCGTCGCGGCGATGTGGGGAGCGGAAGACCTGTTCGCCGCCACATGGGGCACCAATAACCGGTGGCCCGACGGCAGCTACCGCGATGTGGCGCAGCATGTTCGCTCGCAAACTCTGTTAGCGGCCAAGGCATTCGGGCGACTTGCACTGGATTCGGTATACCTCGATATCAAGGGCCTCGACGGTCTGCGTGCCGAGGCGGATGACGCCGTGGCCGTAGGGTTTGACGCCAAGGTGGCCATCCACCCCACCCAGGTGAACGTCATCCGCGCGGCATACAAGCCGGCCGAGAAACAGGTGTGCTGGGCGCGTGGGGTGCTCGAGCTGGCGAGCCGGGAGCGGGGTGTCTTTCAGTTCGAGGGTGCGATGGTGGATGCTCCCGTGCTACGCCGCGCGGAACGAATCATCCAGCTGAACGCCTTGACCAGCGGGCGCCCCGGGTGA
- a CDS encoding MaoC family dehydratase, protein MGERRTVEQRGLWFEEFETDVLYLHRPGRTITEADNVLFTTLTMNTQALHLDAAFSDALPPFNQRLVNSMFTLSTLVGLSVAQLTQGTIVGNLGFGEIAFPKPLFHGDTLYAESEVIDKRESKSRPGEGIVSFAHTGRNQHGDVVVTASRKTMVRKRPSEESA, encoded by the coding sequence GTGGGCGAGAGACGAACCGTCGAGCAGCGTGGCCTATGGTTCGAGGAGTTCGAGACCGATGTGCTGTATCTGCACCGGCCCGGACGCACCATTACCGAGGCCGACAACGTGCTGTTCACCACGTTGACCATGAATACCCAGGCATTACATCTCGACGCCGCGTTCTCGGACGCGCTACCGCCGTTCAATCAGCGTCTGGTCAATTCGATGTTCACCCTCTCGACCTTGGTGGGGCTGTCGGTCGCACAGCTGACGCAGGGCACCATCGTCGGCAATCTGGGATTCGGCGAGATCGCCTTCCCCAAGCCGCTGTTCCACGGAGACACCCTGTATGCGGAGTCCGAGGTGATTGACAAGCGCGAGTCCAAGAGCAGGCCGGGCGAGGGCATCGTCAGCTTTGCGCACACCGGGAGGAACCAGCACGGTGATGTGGTGGTCACCGCGTCGCGTAAGACCATGGTGCGCAAGCGTCCCTCGGAGGAGTCGGCATGA
- a CDS encoding IclR family transcriptional regulator, producing MTEAPGVVHRTAALLRAVSADTGTGVSTTELARRTDIPRATAHRLLESLATEGLVERDARSGQWFLGPEIYVLGAASAPRYNITEKAAADVASLARETSESAFFSMRRGDHTVVLLGEDGDFPIRSHVLYEGARFPLGVVSSGMAVLAYLPDEAIHAYLERADLPSQWGNGFRTDEVWKRIALTRETGWAVNPGQVVEGSWGMAAAVFDTNQNPIGALTLTGIEARFNAERRPVLGQLLLRHAHRLSRTVRR from the coding sequence GTGACTGAGGCTCCCGGCGTGGTACACCGCACCGCGGCGCTCTTGCGCGCGGTTTCCGCGGACACCGGAACAGGAGTGAGCACCACAGAACTCGCCCGCCGCACCGATATTCCGCGAGCCACCGCGCATCGCCTGCTGGAGTCGCTCGCCACCGAGGGACTGGTTGAGCGCGACGCACGCTCGGGCCAGTGGTTCCTGGGGCCAGAGATCTACGTATTGGGGGCCGCATCAGCGCCCCGATACAACATCACCGAGAAGGCGGCCGCCGACGTGGCGTCGCTGGCCCGGGAAACCAGCGAGAGCGCGTTCTTCTCTATGCGCCGGGGCGATCACACCGTCGTCCTACTCGGCGAGGATGGCGACTTCCCGATCCGATCGCACGTGCTGTACGAGGGCGCGCGTTTTCCACTCGGGGTGGTCTCGTCGGGCATGGCGGTGCTGGCCTATCTACCTGACGAGGCGATACATGCGTACCTGGAGCGAGCAGACCTTCCGTCGCAGTGGGGCAATGGCTTTCGTACCGATGAAGTCTGGAAGCGCATCGCCCTGACCCGAGAGACCGGTTGGGCCGTCAATCCCGGCCAGGTAGTGGAAGGCTCCTGGGGCATGGCTGCCGCGGTATTCGACACGAACCAAAACCCGATCGGCGCACTGACTTTGACCGGAATCGAAGCCCGGTTCAACGCAGAACGCCGGCCGGTGCTCGGACAACTGCTACTACGGCACGCACACCGACTCAGCCGCACCGTCCGGCGTTAA
- a CDS encoding PucR family transcriptional regulator, producing the protein MNFPGTNTWYSTDEAVGRLRPRSGVGALQVSRRATADEVVSLLLSDQVALAQRVRTAVQAEIPVYREMASETLDLEITRELEPVLRCDGDTRALTVDEQATLGAVGEARARQGVPVGDLLRAWRLGIETLVAHARCLGKDRGIAEGQVLEFVQSVLARSDLVITTITDAHRRADRLEARREDDGHADFVRGALLGTISRAELRIQAEIYGLDPAADYVAVRARRLGANLTQRELERTLGLGELTSGRCGLCALVNGNAAGFLSQLPPRDIEGIVGYGPPRPLDHLAESYRSAARALVTAEACGLQGAYDIAALGLRSTVALDLEVGELLRRRYLDPLSLASSAGELIATLRAYLACGLHVERTATRLFVHQNTVRYRIARFEELTGTSLGDTEVLLEVWWALELSAMHL; encoded by the coding sequence ATGAATTTCCCAGGGACTAACACCTGGTACAGCACGGACGAGGCCGTTGGCCGGCTTCGCCCGAGGAGCGGCGTTGGTGCGTTGCAGGTATCGCGCCGCGCTACCGCGGACGAAGTTGTATCGCTGTTGCTCAGCGATCAAGTTGCGCTTGCTCAACGGGTCCGCACCGCAGTGCAGGCTGAGATCCCGGTGTATCGGGAGATGGCATCGGAGACCCTGGATCTCGAGATCACTCGTGAGCTGGAGCCAGTGTTGCGATGTGACGGAGATACGCGGGCACTGACTGTCGACGAGCAGGCGACCCTCGGCGCGGTGGGGGAAGCGCGCGCGAGGCAGGGTGTGCCTGTTGGTGACCTGCTTCGCGCGTGGCGTCTCGGCATTGAAACATTGGTCGCGCATGCCCGCTGCTTAGGTAAAGATCGGGGTATCGCCGAGGGACAGGTGCTGGAGTTCGTCCAGTCAGTTCTGGCGCGGTCCGATCTGGTCATAACGACGATCACGGATGCTCACCGGCGAGCCGATCGCCTCGAGGCCCGAAGGGAAGACGACGGCCACGCGGACTTTGTTCGGGGTGCGTTGTTGGGCACGATCTCTCGTGCCGAATTACGAATTCAAGCCGAGATCTATGGGCTTGATCCGGCTGCCGACTATGTCGCGGTGCGCGCCCGTCGTCTCGGGGCAAACCTGACTCAGCGCGAGCTCGAGCGGACGCTGGGATTGGGCGAGTTGACTTCGGGTCGCTGCGGGCTGTGTGCGCTGGTCAATGGCAATGCCGCGGGCTTCCTGAGTCAGTTGCCCCCGAGGGATATCGAGGGAATCGTTGGGTATGGTCCGCCCAGACCGCTGGATCATCTTGCGGAATCATATCGATCAGCCGCACGTGCTTTGGTGACAGCCGAGGCTTGTGGACTGCAGGGGGCCTATGACATCGCGGCGCTGGGCCTGCGCTCCACCGTCGCGTTGGACCTCGAAGTAGGCGAGTTGCTCCGGCGACGTTACCTTGACCCGCTTTCGTTGGCGAGCTCTGCCGGTGAACTCATTGCGACGCTGCGCGCCTACTTGGCGTGTGGGCTCCATGTGGAGCGCACGGCGACAAGGCTCTTCGTGCACCAGAACACTGTGCGCTATCGGATCGCCCGTTTTGAAGAACTGACTGGGACGAGCCTGGGTGATACCGAGGTGCTACTTGAAGTGTGGTGGGCTCTTGAGTTGTCAGCGATGCACTTGTAG
- a CDS encoding LysR family transcriptional regulator, which yields MLFRQLEYFISVAEERHFGRAAQKCHVSQPTLSASIAKLERELDVKLIERGHSFVGLTPEGERLLTWAKQMLREHAALKAEFSAMRSGIAGTLRLGTIPTASTTSSLVLSAFCSQHPMAKVRVRSQLATSELYQSLNDFELDAAILPVMQDKTQGLDFTPLYEERYAIISPAALLPTTSATASTLRWADAARLPLALLTNDMRVRQIIDAAFAGVGITVSPKVETDSVSTLLAQAASGDRACIVPHNWLWTTLINAELRALELVDPVVKTPIAVATKSSGHVPAIAQAFAESAKHLALDDFFAKRLGNVFNP from the coding sequence GTGCTGTTCCGGCAGCTGGAATACTTCATCTCAGTCGCCGAAGAACGGCACTTCGGTCGCGCAGCACAGAAGTGTCACGTCTCTCAACCGACGCTCTCTGCCTCGATCGCCAAGCTGGAACGTGAACTGGATGTCAAGCTCATCGAGCGCGGCCATAGCTTTGTTGGCCTCACGCCAGAGGGAGAGCGGTTGCTCACGTGGGCCAAGCAGATGCTTCGCGAACACGCGGCGCTGAAAGCAGAATTTTCCGCGATGCGATCCGGGATAGCGGGAACTCTTCGTCTGGGCACGATTCCGACGGCGTCGACCACATCATCGCTGGTACTGTCCGCGTTCTGCTCGCAGCACCCGATGGCGAAGGTACGAGTACGGTCCCAGCTGGCAACGTCCGAGTTGTACCAGTCTCTCAACGATTTCGAGCTCGATGCCGCGATCCTGCCCGTAATGCAGGACAAGACACAGGGTTTGGACTTCACCCCGCTGTATGAGGAGCGCTACGCGATAATTTCTCCGGCTGCGCTGTTGCCGACAACCAGTGCAACCGCCTCGACCTTGCGGTGGGCCGACGCCGCGCGGCTCCCCTTAGCGCTACTCACGAACGACATGCGAGTCCGCCAGATTATCGACGCCGCATTCGCCGGCGTCGGAATCACCGTGAGCCCGAAGGTCGAAACAGACTCCGTGAGCACGTTGTTGGCCCAGGCAGCCAGCGGCGATAGAGCCTGCATCGTGCCACACAACTGGCTATGGACCACCCTCATCAACGCGGAACTTCGCGCCCTGGAGTTGGTCGATCCCGTTGTGAAAACACCGATTGCGGTCGCCACCAAATCAAGCGGACACGTGCCGGCGATCGCCCAGGCTTTCGCCGAAAGCGCGAAACACCTTGCCCTTGACGATTTCTTCGCGAAACGGCTTGGAAACGTCTTCAATCCGTGA
- a CDS encoding NAD-dependent formate dehydrogenase, with amino-acid sequence MAKCVMVLYPDPLDGYPPKYARESIPVIECYPDGSSLPSPSVIDFRPGELLGCVSGALGLRKFFADGGHELVVTADKEGPHSEFEHHLSDADIVISQPFWPAYLTKDRFARAPKLKLALTAGIGSDHVDLDEARARGVTVAEETYSNSISVAEHTVMQILALVRNFVPAHRWAATGGWNIADCVARAYDIEGMDVGVIAAGRIGRAVLERLRPFGVRLHYFDVHRLPAEVESDLGVTYHPDVESLAASVDVASIHSPLIAQTHHMFNDKLLKSMRRGSYIVNTARAQETDQKAIVAALESGHLAGYAGDVWYPQPPSPDHPWRTMPNNAMTPHVSGTSLSAQARYAAGTREILEDWFAGRPIRSEYLIVEGGRFAGTGAVSYQQ; translated from the coding sequence ATGGCCAAATGTGTGATGGTGCTGTATCCGGATCCACTCGATGGGTATCCGCCGAAATATGCTCGCGAGAGTATTCCGGTGATCGAATGCTACCCAGACGGCAGCTCTCTCCCGAGCCCGAGCGTGATCGACTTCAGACCTGGCGAGCTACTGGGGTGCGTCTCCGGGGCACTTGGACTTCGAAAGTTCTTTGCGGACGGCGGGCATGAGTTGGTAGTGACAGCCGACAAAGAAGGGCCTCACTCGGAGTTCGAACATCATCTATCCGATGCGGATATCGTTATTTCACAACCATTTTGGCCCGCGTATCTCACCAAAGATCGTTTTGCCAGGGCACCCAAGCTCAAGCTGGCTTTGACTGCCGGTATCGGATCGGACCATGTTGATCTGGACGAAGCTCGAGCGCGCGGTGTCACCGTGGCCGAGGAAACATACAGCAACAGCATCAGCGTCGCCGAACACACGGTCATGCAGATTCTGGCGTTGGTAAGGAACTTTGTACCTGCCCACCGGTGGGCCGCAACGGGCGGGTGGAACATCGCCGATTGCGTTGCGCGCGCATATGACATCGAAGGCATGGACGTCGGGGTGATCGCCGCTGGGCGTATCGGTCGCGCGGTGCTGGAACGGTTGAGGCCATTCGGTGTCCGCCTGCACTATTTCGATGTTCATCGCCTGCCCGCGGAGGTAGAAAGCGACCTGGGTGTGACCTACCACCCCGACGTGGAGTCATTGGCAGCCTCAGTGGACGTGGCTTCCATCCATTCGCCCCTGATCGCCCAGACCCACCACATGTTCAACGACAAGCTGCTCAAGTCGATGCGTAGGGGCTCATACATCGTCAATACCGCCCGCGCTCAGGAAACCGACCAGAAAGCCATTGTCGCGGCGCTCGAGAGCGGCCATCTTGCGGGCTACGCCGGAGATGTGTGGTACCCACAGCCCCCGTCACCGGATCATCCGTGGCGGACGATGCCCAACAACGCTATGACTCCGCATGTTTCGGGCACCTCTCTCTCGGCGCAGGCGCGGTACGCCGCAGGAACCAGGGAGATCCTCGAAGACTGGTTTGCCGGTAGACCCATCCGCTCGGAGTACTTGATCGTGGAGGGCGGGAGGTTCGCCGGGACCGGTGCGGTGTCCTACCAGCAATAG
- a CDS encoding catalase: MTSNNFTTTGAGRPIPSDELSLTLGPDGPVLMQDFYLIEALADFNRERVAERQPHAKGAGAFGRFEVTNDVSAYTRAAVFQPGTTTEAFVRVAGNASERGSADTLRDTRGFSVKFYTSEGNYDIVGNNVPMFFIRDAIKFPNLIRASKRRADNDCHDHNMVWDFWTLSPESAHLVTLVMGDRGIPKTFRHMNGYGLHTFSWVNDAGEIVWVKYHFKSDQGVESLTQEEADRLAGTDPDCNMRDLHEAIARGEHPSWSLKVQIMPFEDAKTYRINPFDVTKVWPHADYPLIDVGTLTLDRNITDHHTEVEQATFTPASLVPGIGLSPDRLLLGRSFAYADAHRHRVGVNHNQIPVNAPKVEVRSYTKDGAMRFYNRTDPVYVPNSVGGPQADPARAAEVRWAADGHMVRAAQTLRPDDDDWGQARDLLLNVMNDEERERLVHNVVLHVSDGVKEPVLSRVFEYWRNIDTATGDKIERGVRAATNT; encoded by the coding sequence ATGACAAGCAACAACTTCACCACCACTGGAGCCGGTCGGCCGATTCCCAGCGATGAGTTGTCCTTGACATTGGGACCCGACGGACCGGTGTTGATGCAGGACTTCTACCTCATCGAGGCGCTCGCCGACTTCAACCGGGAACGGGTTGCCGAACGTCAGCCGCATGCCAAGGGTGCCGGCGCCTTTGGCCGCTTCGAAGTGACCAATGATGTCAGCGCCTACACCCGAGCGGCAGTGTTTCAGCCCGGCACTACCACCGAGGCATTCGTCCGGGTAGCCGGCAATGCCAGCGAGCGCGGCAGCGCCGATACGCTGCGCGACACCCGCGGATTTTCGGTCAAGTTCTATACCTCCGAAGGCAACTACGACATCGTCGGCAACAACGTTCCCATGTTCTTCATCAGAGATGCGATCAAATTTCCCAACCTGATCCGCGCTTCCAAGCGTCGCGCCGACAACGACTGCCATGATCACAACATGGTCTGGGATTTTTGGACGTTGTCCCCCGAATCCGCCCACCTGGTGACATTGGTAATGGGAGATCGAGGAATTCCCAAGACATTTCGCCACATGAATGGCTATGGCTTACACACATTCAGCTGGGTCAATGATGCCGGAGAGATAGTTTGGGTCAAGTACCACTTCAAGTCCGACCAAGGCGTGGAAAGCCTGACGCAGGAGGAAGCCGATCGCCTGGCCGGCACCGACCCCGACTGCAACATGCGAGACCTTCACGAAGCCATCGCGCGGGGCGAACACCCGAGCTGGTCGCTAAAGGTCCAGATCATGCCGTTCGAAGACGCAAAGACCTACCGTATCAACCCATTTGATGTAACCAAGGTGTGGCCGCATGCCGACTACCCGCTGATCGACGTCGGCACGCTGACGTTGGACCGCAACATCACCGATCACCACACCGAGGTGGAGCAAGCAACGTTCACGCCGGCCAGCCTGGTGCCGGGAATCGGCCTGAGCCCGGACAGGCTCCTGCTAGGGCGCAGCTTTGCCTATGCCGACGCTCATCGGCACCGTGTTGGAGTCAACCACAATCAAATCCCGGTCAATGCCCCAAAGGTCGAGGTTCGCAGTTACACCAAGGACGGCGCTATGCGTTTCTACAACCGCACCGATCCGGTGTACGTACCCAACTCCGTCGGCGGACCACAGGCGGATCCCGCTCGGGCCGCCGAAGTTCGTTGGGCCGCCGATGGCCACATGGTGCGCGCTGCGCAGACACTGCGCCCCGACGATGACGACTGGGGCCAGGCTCGAGACCTACTCCTGAACGTGATGAATGATGAAGAGCGGGAACGCCTGGTGCACAACGTGGTTTTACACGTGAGCGATGGCGTGAAAGAGCCGGTCCTTTCCCGAGTTTTCGAGTACTGGAGAAACATCGATACTGCCACCGGCGACAAGATCGAGCGCGGCGTCCGCGCCGCGACAAATACGTAG
- a CDS encoding GMC family oxidoreductase, producing MAYDRSHFDFIVVGGGTAGNVVASRLAENPNVRVLIVEAGVGNPWDVELVSTPGLAMDIRHTENDWDYSATFVDRGVWRRTDKNCTRGRALGGSSAGNYFSWIPGCKPTYDRWAEYGGQEWTWEPLLPYLRKSATYHDDDGTFPSDLHKIGVDGPLPISHNLIPELKAFRDVVTQAWTSRGLPLTDNIFDGEMNGLTHAVNSIYKGVRSGSYLFVKGKPNITILSEVRSKRLIIDYATRTAKGVTIIDGLGNEHDFYATREVILSQGVFESPKLLMLSGIGPAKELAKHGIPVIVDSRHVGQHLLDHPGVPFVLRIKEGYALDSTLLRDGPKKDAAIAAYQKDHSGPLGSGFLEMIGFPRIDSYLEKDPIYREAKAANGGVDPFSPEGQPHFELDFVPAFGSAFQWQYPTPPEGDHVTVMVDIVRPTYEGGNVTLNSVDPLEQPNIKLNYLSNELDIIGLREGVRFAYDILTKGDGFKDIVIDQYPWEMPLESDELMQASIQDRVQTSYHPCGTNRLSKNIDQGVVDPKLKVHGVNKLRVIDASVFPIIPDCRIQNTVYMVGEKGADLIKADHADLYK from the coding sequence ATGGCCTACGATCGATCTCACTTTGACTTCATTGTTGTTGGCGGTGGAACGGCAGGCAATGTCGTCGCCAGTCGACTCGCCGAAAACCCCAATGTCAGAGTCCTCATTGTCGAAGCCGGCGTCGGAAATCCCTGGGATGTTGAGTTGGTCAGCACCCCGGGGCTGGCGATGGACATCCGCCACACCGAGAATGACTGGGACTACAGCGCCACGTTCGTGGACCGCGGCGTCTGGCGGCGCACCGACAAGAACTGCACTCGCGGTAGGGCTCTCGGTGGTAGCTCCGCCGGTAACTACTTCAGCTGGATCCCCGGTTGCAAACCGACCTACGATCGGTGGGCCGAGTATGGCGGCCAGGAATGGACCTGGGAGCCTCTCCTTCCTTACCTACGCAAAAGCGCCACATATCACGACGACGACGGAACGTTCCCTTCCGACCTGCACAAGATCGGCGTTGACGGTCCTCTCCCCATTTCTCACAACCTGATTCCCGAACTGAAGGCTTTCCGCGACGTGGTCACGCAGGCCTGGACGTCCCGGGGCTTGCCGCTTACCGACAACATCTTCGACGGCGAGATGAACGGCCTTACCCACGCGGTCAACAGCATCTACAAAGGTGTGCGCTCGGGCAGTTACCTCTTCGTAAAGGGCAAGCCGAACATCACGATCCTCTCGGAGGTGCGCTCCAAACGCCTCATCATCGACTACGCCACCCGTACGGCCAAGGGCGTGACAATCATCGACGGACTCGGCAACGAGCATGACTTTTACGCCACCCGGGAAGTCATTCTCTCCCAGGGCGTTTTCGAAAGCCCCAAGCTGTTGATGCTCAGCGGCATTGGCCCGGCCAAAGAGCTGGCCAAACATGGAATCCCGGTGATCGTCGATTCTCGGCACGTCGGCCAGCACCTGCTCGACCACCCCGGCGTCCCGTTCGTGCTCCGCATCAAGGAGGGATACGCCCTGGACAGCACTCTGCTCCGCGATGGACCCAAGAAGGACGCAGCCATCGCCGCCTATCAGAAGGATCATTCGGGACCGCTCGGTTCGGGCTTCCTCGAGATGATTGGCTTCCCCCGCATCGACTCCTACCTGGAGAAGGACCCGATTTATCGGGAGGCCAAGGCCGCCAATGGTGGGGTCGACCCCTTCTCGCCCGAGGGACAGCCGCACTTCGAACTCGATTTCGTCCCCGCATTCGGAAGTGCGTTCCAGTGGCAGTACCCGACCCCACCGGAGGGCGACCACGTCACCGTGATGGTCGATATCGTCCGCCCGACCTACGAGGGCGGGAACGTGACGCTCAACAGCGTTGATCCGCTTGAACAACCCAACATCAAGCTGAACTACCTGTCCAACGAGCTCGACATCATTGGTCTGCGCGAAGGCGTCAGGTTCGCCTACGACATCTTGACCAAGGGCGACGGCTTCAAAGACATCGTCATCGACCAGTACCCCTGGGAAATGCCTCTTGAATCCGACGAGCTGATGCAAGCGTCTATTCAGGACCGTGTCCAGACCTCGTACCACCCGTGCGGCACCAACCGGTTGTCCAAGAACATCGACCAGGGCGTCGTGGATCCCAAGCTGAAAGTCCATGGGGTGAACAAGCTTCGCGTCATCGATGCGTCCGTCTTCCCGATCATTCCTGACTGCCGTATCCAAAACACCGTCTACATGGTCGGAGAGAAGGGCGCCGACCTGATCAAGGCTGATCACGCAGATCTCTACAAGTAG